A window from Hypomesus transpacificus isolate Combined female chromosome 26, fHypTra1, whole genome shotgun sequence encodes these proteins:
- the apc2 gene encoding adenomatous polyposis coli protein 2 isoform X1: protein MANSVASYDQLAHQVEALRKENFHLRKELEDNSNHLSKLENETSDMKDILRQLQSKLEQEAGTLASSGRADVLDQLKELHMDLTNYYELKHQPHNLHVLSDTLSCLTKQSDGDIETTLSSRLERTKSLLRPLALQSSNLSGNDTIMHPGHPHILEGAPPKRAAIGGEYHITAQYLEELCKERTMLLSEIDKEERERCWYYTQLKGLSQRLAELPCIDTFSLQMDLIRQQLEFEAQQLRSVMVERFGTSDEMVHRTQIRVARLEQLEKKLQEAQECQSPQDNGLCEPQIFNCEKTSNPETENASSAFALEASGDRGSKVEMVFWLLSMLANRDKEEMTRTLLAMSSSQDSCIAMRKSGCVPLLVQILHNIPGATEEALRGAGCNREVKSRASAALHNIIYSQPDEGQARREMRVLHLLEQICSHCDSGWDWMESHVGKLSPGGTKTTDIPEPLDPLICQAMCGIMKLSFEEEYRRAMNELGGLQVVAELMYLDQEMYGMQNDPLNMALRRYAGMALTNLTFGDVVNKATLCSKKDCLQAIVAQLASDSEELHQVVSSILRNLSWRADINSKMVLRDIGSVSGLITCALQATKESTLKSLLSALWNLSAHSIENKVSICSVDGALGFLVSTLTYRCQTNSLAIIESGGGILRNVSSLVATREDYRQILRDHNCLQTLLQHLRSHSLTIVSNACGTLWNLSAQSAKDQELLWDMGAVSMLRNLIHSKHKMIAMGSAAALKNIITNRPLKYKDAAVISPGSCMPSLYMRKQKALEAELDAKNLTETFDSLEKLSPKHLSIKKPLRHIESLAKDYASDSGCFDDDEAPNVCGSLDTGSFSMLSMFLSNSNLLQNQPCKKDNEPEREVVLLQTMENGPTFTDDVSAAAEKLAKKITNTVAKIDKLVEDITMHTSSEDSFSISSEDHFADWPYGSGELHEARAKSCSPFHFSDTSSLAHKDQLSRAHALLRLKTAHISLSTDSLNSGSTSDGYCGSKDQIQPSSKVVAKQSRPNKLDLKLAHQEYLGDALVLHETNQTEVPRRDSINGEVKLPESNSTETEKYQELHPQTPASVSTKLSSDVSMTSVKLSPSYNHVPLIQSVNKLGIAKTSISAQDAQAMRRQAWVPTVMTGGSILKCSPMSTAKSPILGPMETLQKYSVENTPICFSRCSSLSSLSSGDGALDGHSQSEYELESELSLEIIEVDDTEVLNREEENETKDDLRCDKQLLVTDSRTNRSDPIEIPCTVKHEKIFLRAGSPSILEDRSPSSSSENYIQETPLVMSRCSSVSSLGSFESPSIASSILSDQCSEMISGTLSPSDLPDSPGQTMPPSRSKTPCCVESSGPDTQTTVIAGQWESSLCKFMEIADFKERFNIPPDLDTMIYFTVEKPTENFSCASSLSALPLHEHYIQKDVELKLTPLQQQKENDFAFPDDKEHSSVMDQGGRYSEGNSDEDTEILKECINSAMPSKFRKVRPSLMSTLPTHVLNCQSRKPIHVPMYMMLPNNGKQMCTKVVMPQKDNQLDDSSFTDSAEGTPINLSSTTSLSDETLQYPVRNTGSKDWPVRNSTKQELLNDEAKRIEDLRIFSHFHKPSKITSRHDMLVGTMSRSIKHVIPTQKVLMQSKEVTDRVVNQRNCDQASYEQRQKLALTRKLELPVKKQNTEANQNQRAPQRHVASEPICHITPTEGAIYCFYDEEREKKQGNTKTTERQLNKESNRDIVSRSMTNISRIDNTQIRHKVVNKVRQTLIRDDTPLCYSLSSSLSSLSDADLKDRKSKSLKVLGKNKHNQASNKVQQTKTMHVYDRYGGHSSPSSVSMDSEDDLLQKCITSAMPKQKKKLSARKKNLKKRNPQKVSDGWNIEQGCDSDDTASDIDSDLNSVEWRAIQEGANSVVNRLQASKSQEHSSEESESVLSFMSGSSFTPKEKKFYVDKKANKPLDFAPRKPVPNMPMVFRGRTVIYTPKKEIALSQRPLPMKVSIKSDAPKNPNLAQHRSKSLHRLGKPQEIELSLPKRSSTPPPRIPKSSSSGSSQSSTPSRESQRKLTSPSQSTKAIPQKSATPASISSERKGRSLVCSNQSLKSQAHKTQKSPVRITFMQNSTRQSRTVSPLVTNQPTNINRPHTQVPEKKTVPANRYDFVRMTSVQSNSSESDQNGLLRQLTFIKESKTLLKRSGSSPCSMATTQQASSMRTCPGGSAVFLCSSRCQELKAVVQAPRIMQGKCHEPKQQDKGETVSLTRTTSSEHNLHARRLSRRTSSESPCRVPKRNGSGRVSGDKQQEKDTFKRYSSSPSINILSRVTSRSSLRSLSSDSSGRTKSEDDTKKRQQRTGTHLNDKLTWRRIRDEDVPQILKNTLPQTALPLFVSAEQPKGNQPALPCKLPTILLKSRETSDATVQTEDLLTNKTHSSTSPTTDTALVFSEEAARLALLRKIGIASGGNLQDGDFDCSINSYSTASTANSHPVESHTGGVVRFRQSSPSKAVRVTPFNYIPSPMGCCLQDKQSQSFTINKNSNENTEA, encoded by the exons ATGGCCAACTCTGTGGCTTCCTATGACCAGCTGGCCCACCAGGTAGAGGCACTCCGGAAAGAGAATTTCCATTTGCGtaaggagctggaggacaacTCCAACCACTTGTCGAAGTTGGAAAATGAGACTTCTGACATGAAG GACATCCTGAGACAGTTACAGAGCAAACTGGAGCAGGAGGCTGGTACTTTAGCTTCCTCTGGAAGGGCAGATGTGTTGGATCAACTTAAAG AACTGCATATGGACCTCACCAACTACTATGAGCTAAAGCATCAGCCACACAACCTGCATGTTCTCTCAGACACCCTATCATGTCTGACCAAACAGTCAGATGGGGATATAGAGACAACTCTCTCCTCCAGACTGGAGAGAACTAAGAGCCTTCTTAGGCCTTTGGCCCTTCAAAGCTCGAATCTGTCTGGGAATGACACAATAATGCACCCTGGTCACCCTCACATCCTGGAGGGAGCCCCACCCAAAAGAGCTGCGATTGGAGGAGAGTATCACATTACTGCCCAGTACTTGGAGGAGTTATGTAAAGAAAG GACTATGCTGTTGAGTGAGATAGATAAAGAAGAAAGGGAGCGTTGCTGGTACTACACACAGCTCAAGGGATTGTCTCAGCGGCTAGCAGAGCTTCCATGTATTGACACG TTCTCCTTGCAAATGGACCTCATTCGCCAGCAGCTGGAATTTGAAGCCCAGCAACTGCGTTCTGTAATGGTGGAACGTTTTGGAACCAGTGATGAAATGGTACATAGGACTCAG ATCCGTGTGGCTCGTCTGGAACAGctggaaaaaaaactacaggAGGCTCAGGAATGTCAAAGCCCCCAGGACAATGGCCTGTGTGAACCTCAG ATTTTTAACTGTGAGAAGACATCTAATCCTGAAACTGAGAATGCAAGTTCTGCTTTTGCTCTTGAAGCGTCAGGTGATAGAGGGAGCAAG GTGGAGATGGTTTTCTGGCTGCTCTCCATGTTGGCTAACCGAGACAAGGAAGAGATGACACGAACTCTCTTGGCCATGTCTAGTTCTCAAGACAGCTGCATTGCCATGCGCAAGTCTGGTTGTGTCCCCCTGCTTGTGCAGATATTGCACAACATTCCAGGGGCCACTGAAGAAGCATTGAGGGGTGCAGGGTGCAATCGGGAGGTCAAGTCCAGAGCCAGTGCTGCCCTGCACAACATCATATACTCACAGCCAGATGAAGGGCAGGCccggagagagatgagggtgcTGCACTTGCTGGAACAGATCTGCTCCCACTGTGACAGTGGCTGGGATTGGATGGAGAGTCATGTTGGGAAGCTCTCTCCTGGGGGCACCAAGACCACTG ACATCCCTGAGCCATTAGACCCCCTGATCTGCCAGGCTATGTGTGGTATAATGAAGCTCTCATTTGAAGAGGAATATCGACGTGCCATGAATGAACTTG GGGGTTTGCAAGTAGTTGCAGAGCTGATGTATCTCGATCAGGAGATGTATGGCATGCAAAATGACCCACTTAATATGGCACTCCGACGCTATGCGGGCATGGCACTCACAAACCTTACTTTTGGAGACGTTGTCAACAAG GCAACTCTTTGCTCCAAGAAAGACTGCCTGCAGGCCATTGTTGCGCAACTTGCATCTGATAGCGAGGAGCTACATCAG GTAGTGTCAAGTATCCTTAGAAATCTATCATGGCGAGCTGACATCAACAGCAAGATGGTCCTCAGAGATATTGGGAGTGTATCTGGATTGATAACTTGTGCTCTTCAAGCCACCAAG GAATCTACCTTAAAGAGTTTACTCAGTGCTCTTTGGAACTTGTCAGCACACAGCATTGAGAACAAAGTGTCAATTTGCTCAGTGGATGGGGCCCTTGGCTTTCTGGTCAGCACACTCACCTACAGATGTCAGACCAACTCATTGGCCATCATTGAGAGTGGAGGAGGTATCCTGCGCAATGTGTCCAGTCTTGTGGCCACACGAGAAGATTACAG GCAAATTCTCCGGGACCACAACTGTCTCCAAACTCTGCTGCAACACTTACGCTCTCACAGCCTAACGATAGTGAGCAATGCATGTGGGACTCTTTGGAACCTGTCTGCTCAAAGTGCCAAGGACCAGGAGTTACTGTGGGACATGGGAGCAGTCAGCATGTTACGCAACCTAATCCATTCCAAGCACAAAATGATTGCCATGGGAAGTGCTGCAGCTCTAAAAAATATAATTACAAACCGCCCCTTAAAGTATAAGGATGCTGCTGTCATTTCCCCTGGATCTTGCATGCCTTCTCTATATATGAGGAAGCAGAAAGCATTAGAGGCAGAACTAGATGCAAAGAACCTGACAGAGACCTTTGACTCTCTTGAAAAACTAAGTCCAAAACACCTCAGCATTAAGAAGCCTCTGCGACACATAGAAAGCCTGGCGAAGGACTATGCCTCTGACTCTGGATGCTTTGATGATGACGAAGCCCCTAATGTCTGTGGTAGCCTTGACACTGGTAGTTTTTCCATGCTTTCCATGTTTCTGTCTAACTCTAACCTCCTCCAAAATCAGCCTTGTAAGAAAGACaatgagccagagagagaggttgtgctATTACAGACAATGGAAAATGGGCCCACCTTTACTGATGATGTGTCTGCTGCTGCAGAGAAGTTAGCTAAAAAGATCACTAATACTGTGGCCAAGATTGATAAGCTTGTGGAGGACATCACCATGCATACATCTTCAGAGGACAGCTTCAGCATCAGTTCAGAGGACCATTTTGCAGACTGGCCCTATGGTTCCGGTGAATTGCACGAGGCCCGGGCCAAGTCTTGTTCACCATTCCACTTTTCTGATACCAGCAGCCTTGCCCACAAAGATCAGCTGAGCAGAGCCCATGCTCTTTTGCGCCTCAAAACTGCCCACATAAGTTTATCCACTGATAGTCTTAACAGTGGCAGCACCAGTGATGGCTACTGTGGAAGCAAGGATCAAATCCAACCCTCATCAAAAGTAGTAGCAAAGCAAAGCCGGCCTAATAAGCTTGACCTTAAGCTGGCTCATCAAGAATATCTTGGGGATGCTCTGGTCCTCCATGAAACAAATCAAACTGAAGTCCCAAGGAGAGATTCTATAAATGGAGAAGTGAAATTACCAGAATCCAATAGCACAGAAACTGAGAAGTATCAAGAGCTTCACCCACAAACACCAGCAAGTGTATCAACAAAATTATCCTCTGATGTTAGCATGACTTCCGTAAAGTTGTCCCCCTCTTATAACCATGTCCCGTTGATTCAAAGTGTTAACAAGTTAGGTATAGCAAAGACTTCCATCAGTGCTCAAGATGCCCAGGCAATGAGAAGACAAGCTTGGGTTCCAACTGTAATGACTGGGGGAagtattttaaaatgttctccAATGAGCACTGCTAAAAGTCCAATACTTGGGCCAATGGAGACACTACAGAAGTATTCAGTGGAAAACACACCAATCTGTTTTTCTCGTTGTAGTtccttgtcctccctctcttctggtGATGGAGCACTTGACGGGCACAGTCAAAGTGAATATGAGTTAGAGAGTGAATTATCTCTTGAGATCATTGAAGTGGACGATACTGAAGTGTtaaacagagaggaagaaaatgaGACCAAGGACGATCTGAGATGTGATAAACAACTGCTAGTGACTGATTCAAGAACCAACAGGTCTGACCCTATAGAAATTCCCTGTACAGTTAAGCATGAGAAGATATTCCTCCGGGCCGGATCACCTAGCATACTTGAGGACAGATCACCCTCAAGTTCTTCTGAAAACTACATACAGGAGACACCCCTGGTAATGAGTCGTTGTAGTTCAGTTAGCTCCCTGGGTAGCTTTGAGTCTCCCTCCATTGCCAGCTCTATTCTGAGTGATCAGTGCAGTGAAATGATTAGTGGAACCTTAAGCCCAAGTGATCTTCCTGATAGTCCAGGACAAACCATGCCCCCGAGCCGCAGCAAAACTCCATGCTGTGTTGAATCTAGTGGCCCAGATACACAGACTACAGTAATAGCTGGACAATGGGAAAGCAGCTTGTGCAAATTCATGGAAATTGCAGACTTCAAGGAAAGGTTTAATATACCTCCTGATTTGGACACAATGATATACTTCACTGTGGAGAAGCCAACAGAAAACTTTTCATGTGCATCTAGCTTAAGCGCTCTTCCTCTTCATGAGCATTACATTCAGAAAGATGTTGAACTTAAATTGACACCCTTGCAGCAGCAGAAAGAAAATGATTTTGCATTCCCTGATGATAAAGAGCATTCATCAGTGATGGACCAAGGAGGTAGATATAGTGAAGGAAATTCAGATGAAGACACAGAAATTCTCAAAGAATGCATAAATTCAGCAATGCCTTCCAAATTCAGGAAAGTAAGACCCTCTTTGATGTCTACTTTACCAACCCATGTTCTCAACTGCCAGTCTCGGAAACCTATACATGTGCCAATGTACATGATGCTTCCAAACAATGGTAAACAAATGTGTACTAAGGTTGTTATGCCACAAAAGGACAACCAGCTTGATGATTCATCATTTACTGACTCTGCAGAGGGCACTCCTATCAACCTCTCCAGCACAACATCTTTAAGTGATGAAACACTTCAGTATCCAGTTAGGAACACAGGTTCAAAAGATTGGCCGGTTAGGAATAGTACTAAACAAGAACTTCTGAATGATGAGGCAAAGAGAATTGAAGACCTTCGGATTTTCTCACACTTCCATAAGCCCTCTAAAATAACTAGTCGACATGACATGCTAGTCGGTACAATGAGCAGATCAATTAAACATGTCATTCCCACTCAGAAAGTGCTGATGCAGAGCAAAGAAGTAACTGATCGAGTGGTAAATCAGAGAAACTGTGATCAGGCATCTTATGAACAAAGACAAAAGCTGGCTCTGACAAGGAAACTAGAACTTCCTGTCAAAAAACAAAATACAGAggccaatcaaaatcagagaGCCCCCCAAAGACATGTGGCTTCTGAGCCTATTTGTCATATCACACCAACTGAGGGGGCAATCTACTGTTTCTATgatgaagaaagagaaaaaaaacaaggaaaTACAAAGACGACAGAGAGACAGCTAAATAAGGAGAGTAACAGAGATATTGTTTCTCGAAGCATGACAAATATTAGTAGGATTGACAACACCCAAATAAGACACAAAGTTGTTAATAAAGTAAGGCAGACTCTAATCAGGGATGACACACCACTGTGTTACTCACTAAGCTCATCTCTTAGTTCATTGAGTgatgcagatttgaaagaccgCAAATCTAAATCTCTCAAAGTTTtgggaaaaaacaaacacaaccaagCATCTAACAAGGTTCagcaaacaaaaacaatgcatgTCTATGACCGGTATGGCGGACACAGCTCACCAAGTTCAGTAAGTATGGATTCAGAGGATGATCTTCTGCAGAAATGCATAACATCTGCAATGCCCAAGCAAAAGAAGAAACTTTCTGCGAGAAAGAAGAATCTGAAAAAGAGGAACCCACAAAAAGTATCTGATGGGTGGAACATTGAACAAGGCTGCGACAGTGACGATACGGCTTCTGACATAGACTCAGACCTCAACAGTGTTGAGTGGAGAGCAATACAAGAGGGAGCCAATTCTGTTGTTAACAGATTACAAGCATCAAAATCTCAAGAACATTCATCTGAAGAATCTGAATCTGTACTTTCCTTCATGTCTGGATCTAGCTTTACCCCCAAAGAAAAGAAGTTTTATGTAGACAAAAAGGCAAACAAACCCCTTGACTTTGCTCCACGTAAGCCTGTTCCCAATATGCCAATGGTTTTTAGAGGCAGAACGGTGATATACACACCCAAAAAAGAGATTGCTCTTTCACAAAGGCCACTGCCAATGAAAGTGTCAATCAAGTCAGATGCTCCAAAAAATCCAAACTTGGCTCAACATCGATCAAAGAGCCTTCACAGGCTGGGGAAACCCCAAGAAATAGAGTTGTCATTGCCTAAAAGGAGCTCAACTCCACCTCCAAGGATACCAAAGAGTTCATCGTCTGGATCATCTCAAAGCTCAACCCCATCAAGGGAGTCACAGAGGAAGTTGACCTCCCCATCTCAATCAACAAAAGCCATCCCCCAAAAAAGTGCCACTCCTGCTAGTATTTCATCTGAAAGAAAAGGACGCTCCCTCGTTTGTTCAAATCAGAGTCTGAAATCTCAAGCACATAAGACACAAAAGTCACCTGTCCGAATAACATTCATGCAGAACTCCACAAGGCAGTCCAGAACAGTATCACCTCTAGTGACAAATCAACCTACAAATATCAATAGACCACATACTCAGGTACCAGAAAAAAAGACTGTTCCTGCCAATCGTTATGACTTTGTACGGATGACCTCTGTTCAGTCAAATAGCAGTGAGTCGGATCAGAATGGGCTCTTAAGACAACTGACCTTCATTAAAGAGTCAAAGACTCTTCTTAAACGTAGTGGTTCTTCACCATGCTCCATGGCTACAACCCAGCAGGCATCATCCATGAGAACATGTCCAGGCGGTTCTGCAGTCTTCCTCTGTTCGTCTCGATGCCAAGAGCTAAAGGCAGTTGTGCAGGCACCAAGAATAATGCAAGGAAAGTGCCATGAGCCAAAGCAGCAAGATAAAGGGGAAACAGTCAGTCTTACTAGAACCACATCTAGTGAACACAACCTACATGCACGACGTTTGTCTAGGAGAACCAGCTCTGAAAGCCCCTGTAGGGTACCTAAGAGAAATGGATCAGGGAGAGTGTCTGGAGACAAGCAGCAAGAAAAAGATACTTTCAAGCGGTATTCCTCTTCACCCAGTATAAACATTCTGAGCCGGGTTACCAGCCGCTCCTCTCTCCGGTCTTTGTCTTCTGACTCAAGTGGGCGAACAAAGAGTGAGGATGATACAAAGAAAAGGCAGCAGAGGACTGGAACACATCTGAATGACAAACTCACTTGGAGAAGGATTCGGGATGAGGATGTACCTCAAATCTTGAAAAATACTCTTCCACAAACTGCTTTACCCTTGTTTGTTTCTGCTGAGCAGCCCAAAGGCAACCAGCCAGCACTGCCATGCAAGCTACCAACAATTTTGCTTAAGTCACGGGAAACAAGTGATGCCACCGTCCAGACAGAAGATTTATTGACCAACAAGACCCATTCAAGCACCTCTCCAACCACAGACACAGCTCTGGTCTTCTCTGAGGAGGCAGCAAGACTTGCCCTACTTAGAAAAATCGGTATTGCCTCTGGAGGTAACCTACAAGATGGAGACTTTGACTGTTCCATAAATAGCTATAGCACAGCTTCTACTGCAAACTCTCATCCAGTAGAGAGTCACACAGGTGGGGTTGTCCGCTTCCGTCAAAGCTCTCCCAGCAAAGCTGTAAGGGTCACCCCATTTAACTACATACCCAGCCCTATGGGGTGTTGCCTGCAAGATAAACAGAGTCAATCATTCACAATCAATAAGAATTCAAATGAAAACACGGAGGCATAG